The region TCCAAATTTTTGTCGGACTCTCCGTAAGCCCATTCCATAAAGGAAAGGACCGGACCTTCCTCCGGATTTTCGCCCATCAAACGAAGTGCTTCTCCGTATCCTATATGCAATAGATTAGGAACAGGATCGTATTTCTGGATCGGCTCCACGAAATCGTTCTGTAGACATAGACATTGGGTAATCAGGATTCCTTTCGGCATTCTTTCCCTCGTTTGCATCGTTACTCGAATCTTTACGGGACGAATTCGAGCCAGTGATGGAAATAACCGATCACGAATTCCTTAGCAAGAACTTATCCCGAACTTCCCGGGAGCAAATCGATTAGGAGTTGTGTTTCTTTTTAGAATATTCCTCGGGAGAAAGCCCCACCATTCTCTTGAAGTCCTTGATGAAATGCGACTGGTCGAAATATCCCAACTCCAAGGCCAAGTCCGCCCAATCCGTTCGTTCGGAAACCCGATCTAAAATTTCGAACATGCGATATCGGTTGATGACCCACTTGGGACCGACTCCCACATATTGTTGGAACATTCTTTGTAGGGTTCTCTTGTTTAGTCCGGAGAATTCGACGATGTCTTCCACCTTGATGATCTCCCGTTTATTGGAAATCTCTTCGATGATCCGGTTGATCGTTTCCACGGTCTTGTCTTCCTCAGGCAATCTTTCATATAAAAACTTTTCCGCGAATCGCACCAGTTCTTCTTCAGAATCCATGGAGAAAACTTCCTCTTCCAAAGGTAAAGAAGGTATACCGAAGACTTCTTCCAAGGTTAGAGTCTTGTCCGTAAAACCGGAGATCGGTTTACGGTAGAATGGATAGAAGGCTCCGGGACGGAACTTGATTCCGAAGACGCGATTCTTGCCTTCCAACGCCTTCGAGAATTTTCCGCTTACAACACCGAAGATCTTAGTATTTCCTTTTTCGAATACTAGATGCACGGAAGGAAAAGGAAGGTTTTCCTGAACCAGCGGTCCAGTCTCTCTCATATCCCATCGAACCGACCAATAGTGCTCCACGAAA is a window of Leptospira wolffii serovar Khorat str. Khorat-H2 DNA encoding:
- a CDS encoding helix-turn-helix domain-containing protein → MQVDLKKPRGILKSIAGENWELVLSSPSLSLSFFVEHYWSVRWDMRETGPLVQENLPFPSVHLVFEKGNTKIFGVVSGKFSKALEGKNRVFGIKFRPGAFYPFYRKPISGFTDKTLTLEEVFGIPSLPLEEEVFSMDSEEELVRFAEKFLYERLPEEDKTVETINRIIEEISNKREIIKVEDIVEFSGLNKRTLQRMFQQYVGVGPKWVINRYRMFEILDRVSERTDWADLALELGYFDQSHFIKDFKRMVGLSPEEYSKKKHNS